Proteins encoded within one genomic window of Anastrepha ludens isolate Willacy chromosome 4, idAnaLude1.1, whole genome shotgun sequence:
- the LOC128861023 gene encoding nuclear hormone receptor HR78 isoform X2, translating to MQSSDMGASGFKTEDNKAAVTIVHHAAGSGNGSGGVTNTTAANMSIETCLVCGDRASGRHYGAISCEGCKGFFKRSIRKQLGYQCRGSMNCEVTKHHRNRCQFCRLQKCLASGMRTVQHERKPIVDKKEFAGSSSSGSSTSTVANAAAAAAALNTNNTATGGGAMLFSHNLGTSGVAANNSESPSTSKPSSLFSYNMTLPEMRQAIANNSDVAVPPLPFHLTFAEMRQIIQNAKNFQQEKQLSIQTQQPQTFYYSPELPKVGDDEEDDDESLDNSSTTCLQNLTTNANNNNTQNLNLNIDPMHSPATAVGHIQTSLDRRVIEKALQLLIPIQNQLDRLSLATGGSSISGLTGGSPIIKNEIEDEDMGEDSGAEDEVDMTETLLGVGNAKEFVINECVFDDEILSSAQATFNLQAPSLVSAYLNLHYICETGSRIIFLSVYWIRKIAVFDQLDGRTQIKLLRASWPGLLAIALAQVRSLSVNTIITTLVANVRQLAEVDKIEPQKIRKLSEHIARLHSYIHDTLALELDDMEFAFLRLAISFNPHMLLRNRERNVRDFVRRVQLYVLSSLRKHIACQLSNEDQAEERFSTLIITLLPLAALESEIIEELFFSSLIGQVQIDNMIPYILTLSANTSL from the exons ATGCAGTCGTCTGATATGGGCGCAAGTGGTTTCAAAACCGAAG ATAACAAGGCAGCAGTAACGATTGTGCATCACGCTGCTGGAAGCGGTAATGGCAGTGGCGGTGTAACGAATACGACTGCGGCCAATATGAGCATTGAAACGTGTCTGGTGTGTGGAGATCGCGCATCAG GTCGTCACTATGGAGCCATTTCATGTGAAGGTTGCAAGGGCTTCTTCAAACGTTCCATACGCAAGCAATTGGGATATCAATGTCGGGGCTCTATGAATTGTGAAGTTACCAAACATCATCGTAATCGTTGTCAATTTTGCCGTCTACAAAAGTGTTTAGCCAGCGGAATGCGAA CTGTTCAACATGAGCGGAAACCGATTGTTGATAAGAAAGAGTTTGCAGGCAGCTCTTCTTCAGGATCCTCCACTTCAACAGTTGCCAAtgctgccgctgctgcagcCGCTTTGAACACCAACAATACTGCTACCGGCGGCGGAGCTATGCTCTTTAGTCACAACTTGGGTACCAGCGGCGTAGCTGCCAACAACTCGGAGTCACCATCAACTTCAAAACCATCTTCTCTATTCTCCTATAACATGACGCTACCCGAAATGaggcaag CGATTGCAAACAATTCTGATGTAGCCGTGCCACCTTTACCCTTTCACCTAACATTTGCCGAAATGAGacaaa TAATACAAAATGCAAAGAATTTCCAACAAGAGAAACAACTTTCTATACAAACTCAACAACCACAAACCTTTTACTACTCTCCGGAATTACCAAAGGTCGGAGATGACGAGGAGGATGACGATGAATCCTTGGACAATAGCAGCACCACATGCCTCCAAAACCTAACCACCAatgccaacaataacaacacccAAAATTTAAATCTGAACATAGACCCTATGCACAGTCCTGCCACAGCAGTCGGACATATACAGACATCTTTGGACAGGCGAGTCATAGAGAAAGCATTACAATTGCTGATTCCTATACAGAATCAACTGGACCGTTTGTCCTTAGCAACGGGTGGTAGCAGCATAAGTGGCCTCACAGGCGGCTCGCCTatcattaaaaatgaaatagaagaCGAAGACATGGGCGAAG ACAGTGGCGCAGAGGATGAAGTTGATATGACTGAAACGCTACTTGGTGTTGGCAATGCAAAGGAATTCGTCATAAACGAATGCGTGTTCGATGATGAAATCTTGTCGAGTGCCCAAGCCACTTTCAACCTTCAAGCTCCCAGTTTGGTCTCTGCCTATCTCAATCTTCACTACATTTGCGAAACGGGCTCACGCATTATTTTCCTTAGCGTCTATTGGATACGCAAAATAGCTGTTTTCGATCAATTGGACGGGCGTACACAAATCAAGTTGCTGCGAGCCAGCTGGCCCGGTTTGCTTGCGATAGCGCTGGCGCAGGTGCGGAGTTTATCAGTGAACACCATTATAACCACGCTAGTGGCGAATGTGCGTCAACTGGCAGAAGTTGACAAGATCGAACCACAAAAGATACGAAAGCTGAGTGAGCATATAGCACGCCTGCATTCCTACATTCACGATACGCTGGCGTTGGAGTTGGATGACATGGAATTTGCTTTTCTACGTCTCGCTATTTCCTTCAATCCGCACATGCTGCTGAGAAATCGAGAACGGAATGTTCGAGACTTTGTGCGGCGCGTACAGTTATATGTGTTATCCAGCTTACGGAAACATATCGCATGTCAGTTAAGTAACGAGGATCAAGCGGAGGAACGTTTCAGTACGCTTATTATCACGCTATTACCATTGGCTGCCTTAGAATCGGAAATTATTGAGGAACTGTTTTTCTCTAGCTTAATAGGGCAGGTGCAAATCGACAATATGATACCTTATATTTTAACGCTAAGCGCCAATACAAGTCTATAG
- the LOC128861023 gene encoding nuclear hormone receptor HR78 isoform X1 gives MQSSDMGASGFKTEDNKAAVTIVHHAAGSGNGSGGVTNTTAANMSIETCLVCGDRASGRHYGAISCEGCKGFFKRSIRKQLGYQCRGSMNCEVTKHHRNRCQFCRLQKCLASGMRSDSVQHERKPIVDKKEFAGSSSSGSSTSTVANAAAAAAALNTNNTATGGGAMLFSHNLGTSGVAANNSESPSTSKPSSLFSYNMTLPEMRQAIANNSDVAVPPLPFHLTFAEMRQIIQNAKNFQQEKQLSIQTQQPQTFYYSPELPKVGDDEEDDDESLDNSSTTCLQNLTTNANNNNTQNLNLNIDPMHSPATAVGHIQTSLDRRVIEKALQLLIPIQNQLDRLSLATGGSSISGLTGGSPIIKNEIEDEDMGEDSGAEDEVDMTETLLGVGNAKEFVINECVFDDEILSSAQATFNLQAPSLVSAYLNLHYICETGSRIIFLSVYWIRKIAVFDQLDGRTQIKLLRASWPGLLAIALAQVRSLSVNTIITTLVANVRQLAEVDKIEPQKIRKLSEHIARLHSYIHDTLALELDDMEFAFLRLAISFNPHMLLRNRERNVRDFVRRVQLYVLSSLRKHIACQLSNEDQAEERFSTLIITLLPLAALESEIIEELFFSSLIGQVQIDNMIPYILTLSANTSL, from the exons ATGCAGTCGTCTGATATGGGCGCAAGTGGTTTCAAAACCGAAG ATAACAAGGCAGCAGTAACGATTGTGCATCACGCTGCTGGAAGCGGTAATGGCAGTGGCGGTGTAACGAATACGACTGCGGCCAATATGAGCATTGAAACGTGTCTGGTGTGTGGAGATCGCGCATCAG GTCGTCACTATGGAGCCATTTCATGTGAAGGTTGCAAGGGCTTCTTCAAACGTTCCATACGCAAGCAATTGGGATATCAATGTCGGGGCTCTATGAATTGTGAAGTTACCAAACATCATCGTAATCGTTGTCAATTTTGCCGTCTACAAAAGTGTTTAGCCAGCGGAATGCGAAGTGATT CTGTTCAACATGAGCGGAAACCGATTGTTGATAAGAAAGAGTTTGCAGGCAGCTCTTCTTCAGGATCCTCCACTTCAACAGTTGCCAAtgctgccgctgctgcagcCGCTTTGAACACCAACAATACTGCTACCGGCGGCGGAGCTATGCTCTTTAGTCACAACTTGGGTACCAGCGGCGTAGCTGCCAACAACTCGGAGTCACCATCAACTTCAAAACCATCTTCTCTATTCTCCTATAACATGACGCTACCCGAAATGaggcaag CGATTGCAAACAATTCTGATGTAGCCGTGCCACCTTTACCCTTTCACCTAACATTTGCCGAAATGAGacaaa TAATACAAAATGCAAAGAATTTCCAACAAGAGAAACAACTTTCTATACAAACTCAACAACCACAAACCTTTTACTACTCTCCGGAATTACCAAAGGTCGGAGATGACGAGGAGGATGACGATGAATCCTTGGACAATAGCAGCACCACATGCCTCCAAAACCTAACCACCAatgccaacaataacaacacccAAAATTTAAATCTGAACATAGACCCTATGCACAGTCCTGCCACAGCAGTCGGACATATACAGACATCTTTGGACAGGCGAGTCATAGAGAAAGCATTACAATTGCTGATTCCTATACAGAATCAACTGGACCGTTTGTCCTTAGCAACGGGTGGTAGCAGCATAAGTGGCCTCACAGGCGGCTCGCCTatcattaaaaatgaaatagaagaCGAAGACATGGGCGAAG ACAGTGGCGCAGAGGATGAAGTTGATATGACTGAAACGCTACTTGGTGTTGGCAATGCAAAGGAATTCGTCATAAACGAATGCGTGTTCGATGATGAAATCTTGTCGAGTGCCCAAGCCACTTTCAACCTTCAAGCTCCCAGTTTGGTCTCTGCCTATCTCAATCTTCACTACATTTGCGAAACGGGCTCACGCATTATTTTCCTTAGCGTCTATTGGATACGCAAAATAGCTGTTTTCGATCAATTGGACGGGCGTACACAAATCAAGTTGCTGCGAGCCAGCTGGCCCGGTTTGCTTGCGATAGCGCTGGCGCAGGTGCGGAGTTTATCAGTGAACACCATTATAACCACGCTAGTGGCGAATGTGCGTCAACTGGCAGAAGTTGACAAGATCGAACCACAAAAGATACGAAAGCTGAGTGAGCATATAGCACGCCTGCATTCCTACATTCACGATACGCTGGCGTTGGAGTTGGATGACATGGAATTTGCTTTTCTACGTCTCGCTATTTCCTTCAATCCGCACATGCTGCTGAGAAATCGAGAACGGAATGTTCGAGACTTTGTGCGGCGCGTACAGTTATATGTGTTATCCAGCTTACGGAAACATATCGCATGTCAGTTAAGTAACGAGGATCAAGCGGAGGAACGTTTCAGTACGCTTATTATCACGCTATTACCATTGGCTGCCTTAGAATCGGAAATTATTGAGGAACTGTTTTTCTCTAGCTTAATAGGGCAGGTGCAAATCGACAATATGATACCTTATATTTTAACGCTAAGCGCCAATACAAGTCTATAG